A stretch of the Vigna radiata var. radiata cultivar VC1973A chromosome 7, Vradiata_ver6, whole genome shotgun sequence genome encodes the following:
- the LOC106766471 gene encoding G-type lectin S-receptor-like serine/threonine-protein kinase LECRK1 produces the protein MDIVAVIITCLLLMSVAVGTRVETHQIPLGTILAAQSTTTPSFWLSPSAQFAFGFYPLEQGGDFVVAIWLVSGENKTVVWTAQRNDPPVTSGAKLQLNMDGKLVLTDDQREEKVIAANFSAKAASASVLDSGNFVLYNSKNDIIWQSFDYPTDTLLGGQSLPNGHQLVCNSSQNNHSSGRFRLKMQDDGNLVLYPVDTTDTGTDAYWASDTSFALNRRDQYQYPLDENGTLRILNESSHGRTKVILSVISNSSLADDGNRIIYRATLNYDGIFRLYAHFKNGSSQNLAKWPDLKSMCLVRGFCGFNSYCTLDDAQPLCSCLSGFISIHPNDSTLGCKRSFLKEDCWGKKDSATSYEMKSEENIVWVDFPYFKAEMSQEECSAACLADCNCEAAFYDGVSCMKQRLPLRYLRRQLSEYITSVLLWKVGDSLSNRTENDNPVPVPEPPPIKATSNKATVHIIVITSVFSLLLCSTIVVSSHYTFKIRILKYKRLMETGNLGLNEEVTLRRFSYSELKRATNNFKIELGKGSFGAVYKGALDKGKRLIAVKRLEKLVEEGEKEFQAEMRAIGKTRHRNLVRLLGFCAEGSKRLLVYEYMSNGSLGNLIFVGESQRRPEWDERVRIAVEIARGIMYLHEECEAPIIHCDIKPQNILVDEFWTAKISDFGLAKLLMPDQTRTMTGARGTRGYLAPEWNKNVPISVKTDVYSYGIMLLEILCCRRNIEVHAPEPEAVSLCSWAYNCFVAGKLNKLFPWEVVDDKTAVENMVKVALWCIQDETFLRPTMKSVVLMLEGVTDIAIPPCPASNST, from the coding sequence TGCTGCACAGAGTACTACTACTCCTTCTTTCTGGCTTTCTCCTTCTGCTCAATTTGCATTTGGTTTTTATCCACTAGAACAAGGTGGTGACTTTGTCGTTGCAATTTGGCTGGTTAGCGGGGAGAACAAGACAGTGGTATGGACTGCGCAACGGAATGATCCTCCGGTAACCTCAGGTGCAAAGCTACAACTAAACATGGACGGTAAACTCGTACTAACAGACGACCAACGAGAAGAGAAGGTTATTGCAGCTAATTTCAGTGCAAAAGCTGCCTCTGCCTCCGTGCTCGATTCTGGAAACTTTGTGCTCTACAACAGTAAAAACGACATCATATGGCAGAGTTTCGATTACCCAACAGATACTTTGTTAGGTGGTCAATCTCTTCCAAACGGACATCAACTGGTGTGCAATTCATCACAGAACAACCATTCCAGTGGACGCTTTCGTCTCAAGATGCAGGATGACGGAAATCTTGTTCTGTATCCAGTGGACACAACTGACACAGGAACGGATGCTTACTGGGCCTCTGATACTAGTTTTGCTTTGAATCGCCGTGACCAATATCAGTACCCTCTCGACGAAAATGGTACTCTGCGGATTCTGAATGAAAGCAGTCATGGGAGGACTAAGGTGATTCTAAGTGTAATCAGTAATTCATCTTTAGCTGACGATGGAAACCGGATCATCTATCGTGCAACCCTGAATTATGATGGGATATTTCGTCTGTATGCGCATTTTAAGAATGGTAGTAGCCAAAATTTGGCAAAATGGCCGGATTTAAAAAGCATGTGTTTAGTAAGAGGTTTTTGTGGATTCAACAGCTACTGTACATTAGATGACGCTCAACCATTATGCTCTTGTCTTTCGGGTTTTATCTCCATACATCCAAACGACTCCACTCTGGGCTGCAAAAGGAGCTTTCTGAAAGAAGATTGTTGGGGGAAGAAAGACAGCGCAACCTCGTATGAGATGAAGTCGGAGGAGAATATTGTGTGGGTGGATTTTCCTTATTTCAAGGCTGAAATGTCACAAGAAGAATGCTCCGCTGCTTGCTTGGCTGATTGCAATTGTGAGGCTGCATTTTACGACGGTGTAAGCTGCATGAAACAAAGGCTGCCTTTGAGATATCTCAGACGGCAATTAAGCGAGTACATAACCTCAGTGTTACTGTGGAAAGTGGGAGACAGCCTCAGCAATCGGACGGAAAACGACAATCCTGTGCCTGTTCCTGAACCACCACCAATCAAAgcaacaagtaataaagccacaGTGCATATTATTGTCATTACATCCGTATTTTCGCTGCTTTTATGTTCAACCATTGTCGTATCCAGCCACTACACGTTCAAGATTCGGATTTTGAAGTATAAAAGATTGATGGAAACTGGGAACTTGGGCCTGAACGAAGAGGTGACTTTGAGAAGGTTTTCATACAGCGAACTAAAAAGAGCAACAAATAATTTCAAGATAGAACTGGGAAAAGGGTCTTTTGGAGCAGTTTACAAGGGGGCGTTGGACAAAGGTAAGAGGTTGATTGCAGTGAAGAGACTGGAGAAATtagtggaagaaggagaaaaggaaTTCCAAGCAGAAATGAGAGCCATTGGAAAAACCCGTCACAGGAATCTAGTTCGTTTGTTGGGTTTCTGTGCGGAGGGTTCTAAAAGGCTTCTGGTGTATGAATACATGTCCAATGGCTCCCTTGGAAACCTTATCTTCGTGGGTGAAAGTCAGAGACGTCCAGAGTGGGATGAGAGAGTAAGAATAGCGGTGGAGATTGCTAGAGGGATAATGTATCTCCATGAAGAGTGTGAGGCGCCAATCATTCACTGTGACATAAAGCCTCAAAACATCTTGGTGGATGAGTTCTGGACTGCCAAAATATCCGATTTTGGGCTTGCAAAACTTCTCATGCCCGACCAAACCAGAACCATGACAGGGGCCAGAGGAACAAGAGGGTACTTGGCCCCTGAATGGAACAAGAATGTCCCAATATCTGTCAAGACTGATGTTTATAGCTACGGAATAATGCTGTTGGAAATTTTATGTTGCAGAAGAAACATCGAAGTTCATGCCCCTGAACCTGAGGCGGTTAGTCTCTGCTCCTGGGCTTATAACTGTTTTGTTGCAGGAAAACTCAATAAGCTTTTTCCTTGGGAAGTGGTGGATGACAAAACTGCCGTGGAAAATATGGTTAAAGTGGCACTTTGGTGTATCCAAGATGAAACTTTTCTTCGCCCAACTATGAAGAGTGTCGTATTGATGTTAGAAGGGGTCACCGACATAGCAATTCCTCCTTGTCCCGCTTCCAATTCTACTTGA
- the LOC106766822 gene encoding SPX domain-containing protein 1-like — protein sequence MKFGKSLSSQIEKTLPEWRDKFLSYKELKKKLKQFDPPAAADDRPGKRHKSDSAPTAADMSKEETDFRNLLESELDKFNTFFVEKEEEYIIRLKELQDRVVKVKDYSEEMMKIRKEIVDFHGEMVLLENYSALNYTGLVKILKKYDKRTGALIRLPFIQKVLQQPFFTTDLLYKLVKECETMLDRLFPENDPPPVSGETTPQAEGYDPSTSTTTKSDGGLLIPKELAEIEYMESLYMKSTVSALHVLQEIRSGSSTVSMFSLPPLKISGSEETWKKIPVLEQAAK from the exons ATGAAATTCGGAAAGAGTCTCAGCAGCCAGATCGAGAAAACCTTGCCGGAGTGGCGCGACAAGTTCCTCTCCTACAAGGAGCTCAAGAAGAAGCTTAAACAATTTGACCCTCCTGCTGCCGCCGATGACCGCCCCGGAAAACGCCACAAGTCTGATTCTGCACCCACTGCCGCCGACATGTCCAAGGAGGAGACCGACTTCCGTAACTTGCTCGAGAGTGAACTCGACAAATTCAACACCTTCTTCGTTGAGAAGGAGGAAGAATACATTATCAGACTCAAG GAGTTACAAGATAGGGTGGTCAAAGTTAAGGATTATAGTGAAGAGATGATGAAAATCCGCAAGGAAATTGTGGATTTCCATGGAGAGATGGTCTTGCTGGAAAACTACAGTGCCCTGAACTATACAG GGCTAGTGAAAATACTGAAGAAGTATGACAAGAGAACTGGTGCTCTCATCCGCTTGCCCTTCATTCAGAAGGTCTTGCAACAACCTTTCTTTACCACTGACTTGCTCTACAAGCTTGTAAAGGAGTGTGAAACAATGTTGGACCGTCTTTTCCCTGAGAATGATCCTCCTCCTGTTTCTGGTGAGACAACTCCCCAAGCTGAAGGTTACGATCCTTCAACTTCAACCACTACCAAGAGTGATGGTGGTTTGCTGATTCCCAAGGAATTAGCTGAGATCGAGTACATGGAGAGCCTATATATGAAGAGTACAGTATCAGCTTTGCATGTTTTGCAGGAAATTAGAAGTGGAAGCTCAACTGTTAGCATGTTTTCATTGCCACCGTTGAAGATAAGTGGTTCAGAAGAAACATGGAAGAAAATTCCGGTTCTTGAACAAGCAGCCAAGTAA